The Deltaproteobacteria bacterium genome window below encodes:
- a CDS encoding phosphotriesterase produces the protein MPTVNSVLGPCEPKDLGFTLIHEHLAAGFPGFEFDNTGFNRQVEVAKAVDKLKELKGLGVSTFVDPCPMELGRDVEFAAEVSDKSGVRVVMATGLYNEALGIPPHFRGMPIDDIAEVYTREIQDGIGKTGIKAGLIKTATGGIPGMTETSTAMSKNEERCLRAAARTQKATGAPILCHNDELGPFGRETLDIFADEGVDFNRVLIGHACGVGDMRYYFDILERGAWIGFDRFGVETIASDKMRLASLIGLLAVGYDRIMLSQDHVSCWLGRVSKDWQAFLDKSPNWSYSHVCRNIIPTLSKSGVSEGTIRTMMVDNPRSYFGG, from the coding sequence ATGCCAACTGTCAACTCCGTCCTCGGACCGTGTGAGCCGAAGGATCTCGGCTTCACCCTCATTCATGAACATCTTGCCGCCGGTTTTCCTGGCTTTGAGTTCGATAACACCGGCTTTAACCGTCAGGTCGAAGTGGCCAAGGCTGTCGATAAACTGAAGGAACTCAAGGGACTGGGCGTCTCGACCTTTGTCGATCCCTGCCCGATGGAACTTGGCCGCGATGTCGAGTTCGCCGCCGAAGTATCGGACAAATCCGGCGTGCGCGTGGTGATGGCGACCGGCCTCTATAACGAAGCCCTGGGCATTCCGCCGCATTTTCGCGGCATGCCGATCGACGACATCGCCGAAGTCTATACCCGCGAGATTCAGGACGGCATCGGTAAAACCGGGATCAAGGCCGGTCTCATCAAAACCGCCACCGGCGGCATTCCCGGCATGACAGAAACCTCGACTGCCATGAGCAAGAACGAGGAGCGCTGCTTGCGTGCCGCCGCTCGTACACAGAAGGCCACCGGCGCGCCGATCCTCTGCCACAACGATGAACTCGGTCCTTTCGGACGTGAGACGCTGGATATTTTTGCCGATGAAGGCGTAGACTTTAATCGCGTGCTCATCGGCCATGCCTGCGGCGTGGGCGACATGCGCTATTATTTCGACATCTTGGAGCGCGGTGCCTGGATCGGCTTTGACCGCTTCGGTGTCGAGACCATTGCTTCGGATAAAATGCGCCTCGCCTCGTTGATTGGCCTTCTCGCGGTTGGTTATGATCGCATCATGCTATCGCAAGATCACGTCAGTTGCTGGCTGGGGCGGGTGAGCAAGGACTGGCAAGCGTTCTTGGATAAATCCCCGAACTGGAGCTATTCGCACGTGTGCCGCAACATCATCCCGACGCTGAGCAAGTCTGGCGTCAGCGAAGGCACCATCCGCACCATGATGGTGGATAATCCGCGTAGTTACTTTGGCGGATAA
- a CDS encoding FHA domain-containing protein: MELSRERLALFVGAGLLGGLAGWAAAEPFAAVMNVYLRALVLGAVSGVLVGAFLGVIEGLSAGHKQQILQGAQLGAVAGLVGGGCGLLAGEAAFGLVGGLGGRVIGWGLFGLAVGLGASWVGRSFLRLRNGGIGGCVGGAVGGLLYEAMTALLPQSLGRGLALALLGATIGLGIGLVSEILKRSWLMVVRSKSRNAREGKEYPLTKPRTIIGRAEESDVGLFGDQAVANLHALIERKQDAFVVTRGEGLVRVNQTPVTQPVPLKNGDRIEVGGTLFLFRERVAALLAVLLLVGFAPAWAAETAVISLSNPRLGNFTNGGAVELFFGVTDSRGQPIGQLSPDHLEVEENGQDAQILNFHGETQGRPVDIVVVFDVTDSMQPFIDAMKEAATDFADKLAKANRDYRFGLVTFEDYVVRDDLVFTRSVREFKSWIGALRAGGGGDTPEDSLDALMIASRFPFRPEAQGILILITDAPNHYKGDGSDQQEYFKYYKREVTNLTVDDIIPKLKKENLTVFAIIPQPFAAPDLHKVVRETGGRPYNIFNQNSQFPDVINEIGRSLASQYFLTYTSPTPIEDGTKREVVLRVKFNDREGEARIAYQVRGVGGARMTAVVPTAGGEAPPVSLDYAWWNLVIPLLAAALLPLLARARVGALSAEVVNSLASRFTGPSTTQNLTAEKPSPYARLIRQSPIDSIPREIAFVRDEMVLGRGERCDVVLPHDSVSAEHVRIKKLRPGYVIFDLKSRNGTCVDGRPIVENLLKDGMAVRIGEVEFIFRAANQSASG, translated from the coding sequence ATGGAATTATCACGAGAACGATTAGCGTTATTTGTCGGTGCCGGCTTGCTCGGTGGCCTCGCCGGATGGGCGGCGGCGGAGCCGTTTGCCGCTGTCATGAATGTCTACCTGCGGGCGTTGGTCCTCGGGGCCGTGAGCGGCGTGTTGGTCGGTGCATTCCTGGGTGTTATCGAAGGACTCAGTGCCGGTCATAAACAGCAGATCCTCCAGGGCGCACAATTAGGTGCCGTAGCCGGTTTGGTCGGCGGTGGTTGTGGGCTGCTTGCCGGCGAGGCGGCCTTTGGACTGGTTGGTGGCCTAGGCGGGCGCGTCATTGGCTGGGGACTCTTCGGACTGGCGGTGGGATTGGGGGCGAGTTGGGTCGGGCGGTCGTTTCTGCGGCTACGCAACGGCGGCATCGGTGGGTGCGTTGGCGGTGCGGTTGGTGGCTTGCTCTACGAAGCGATGACCGCGCTCTTGCCGCAGTCCTTGGGCCGCGGGTTGGCTCTGGCTCTGTTAGGAGCGACTATCGGGTTAGGCATTGGACTGGTGAGTGAGATCCTCAAGCGTAGTTGGCTCATGGTTGTGCGCTCCAAGAGCCGCAATGCGCGCGAGGGCAAAGAATATCCGTTGACAAAACCCCGCACCATCATTGGCCGTGCGGAAGAAAGCGATGTAGGGCTGTTCGGCGACCAAGCGGTGGCTAACCTGCATGCGTTGATCGAACGAAAACAGGACGCCTTTGTCGTGACTCGCGGTGAAGGGCTAGTGCGAGTGAATCAAACGCCGGTGACGCAACCCGTGCCGTTGAAAAATGGCGACCGCATCGAAGTCGGCGGGACGTTGTTTCTGTTCCGTGAGCGTGTGGCGGCGCTGCTCGCTGTGCTGTTGCTGGTCGGTTTTGCGCCGGCATGGGCAGCGGAGACGGCGGTGATTTCTTTGTCAAATCCACGACTGGGAAATTTTACCAATGGCGGCGCCGTTGAGCTGTTTTTTGGAGTGACGGATTCTCGCGGGCAGCCGATCGGACAGCTCAGCCCCGACCATCTTGAAGTGGAAGAGAATGGTCAGGATGCGCAAATCCTCAACTTTCATGGCGAGACCCAAGGTCGGCCTGTGGACATCGTGGTGGTCTTTGATGTGACGGACAGCATGCAGCCGTTCATCGACGCCATGAAAGAAGCCGCCACAGACTTTGCCGACAAGCTCGCTAAAGCGAATCGCGATTATCGCTTCGGTTTAGTCACGTTCGAGGACTATGTCGTGCGTGACGATCTCGTCTTCACTCGGAGCGTGCGTGAGTTCAAGAGTTGGATTGGCGCTTTACGTGCCGGTGGAGGGGGAGATACCCCAGAAGACTCGTTGGATGCCTTAATGATTGCGAGTCGCTTTCCTTTTCGGCCTGAAGCGCAAGGCATCCTCATTCTCATCACTGATGCACCAAATCATTATAAGGGGGATGGCTCGGACCAGCAGGAATATTTCAAGTATTATAAACGCGAAGTAACCAACCTTACTGTCGACGATATTATCCCTAAGTTAAAAAAGGAGAACTTGACTGTCTTCGCAATAATACCGCAGCCATTTGCAGCTCCAGACTTACACAAAGTTGTGCGAGAGACAGGTGGGCGTCCTTACAATATATTTAACCAAAATAGTCAATTTCCCGACGTCATCAACGAAATCGGTCGTTCCCTGGCCTCGCAGTATTTTCTTACCTATACGAGTCCCACTCCCATCGAAGACGGCACCAAACGGGAAGTCGTCTTGAGAGTGAAGTTCAACGACAGAGAAGGTGAGGCGCGGATTGCGTATCAAGTGCGTGGTGTTGGCGGCGCGCGCATGACGGCAGTTGTGCCGACGGCAGGAGGAGAAGCTCCGCCGGTGTCTCTCGACTATGCGTGGTGGAATCTCGTCATTCCTTTGTTGGCAGCGGCCTTGCTGCCGTTGTTGGCTCGGGCGCGTGTGGGTGCGCTCTCGGCGGAAGTGGTGAATAGTCTTGCGTCGCGTTTTACTGGCCCCTCGACAACACAAAATCTGACCGCAGAGAAACCGTCTCCTTATGCACGGTTGATTCGCCAGAGCCCGATCGACAGCATTCCGCGCGAGATCGCTTTCGTGCGCGACGAAATGGTGCTCGGGCGCGGAGAGCGCTGCGATGTCGTACTGCCGCACGATTCGGTGTCTGCCGAGCATGTACGTATCAAAAAGCTCAGGCCGGGGTACGTGATCTTCGACCTTAAGAGTCGTAACGGCACCTGCGTGGACGGTCGCCCGATTGTCGAGAACCTGCTCAAAGACGGCATGGCCGTGCGTATCGGTGAGGTCGAGTTCATCTTCCGCGCCGCTAACCAGTCGGCGTCAGGTTGA
- a CDS encoding DUF1329 domain-containing protein, with translation MSKTTSRWSSQIRLALGAVAALLFCQSAFSPAFAEPDRSYQAVRKWLEEYRDTKPDFKPGEHLTIKDIERIKPFLPQPAWEYYFFNDMDMEIAATGTYPAPADWGKSMKTDYYLDEWGALFGFNGGGYPFPEIKPDDPLAALKIYWNTYWHPGHGDFFMPMVAWGRSVNGSLDREFEFVSTNAEYAKGDSCLVPGYEGVKSKSIMEFRSPRDLAGTRNLQIEYTDPYKENDAWLYSPTQRKPRRVLSSERTSETQGMDFIREDGMGFGGKVHEQKWAYLGKKWVFATMNVATHPEAGGPNLWVPNKTRWEARLVHVLELIPRKENHPYGHKLIYIDAETYWNVWLTAYDKQGQLLRVGQDFLKYSEGYAKEEGMQAPFVQNDYSKNLGENVFLHVGNNVINAQKPHGTYTHCYVVRKEMSSGRAKQFYSVRNMVSGRR, from the coding sequence ATGTCGAAGACGACCTCACGTTGGAGTTCGCAAATTCGGTTGGCGCTGGGAGCAGTCGCGGCGCTCTTGTTCTGTCAGAGCGCTTTTTCTCCTGCCTTCGCTGAACCGGATCGCAGTTATCAAGCCGTGCGCAAGTGGCTGGAAGAGTACCGCGACACTAAGCCTGATTTCAAACCCGGCGAGCATCTGACCATCAAAGATATCGAGCGGATCAAGCCGTTCCTGCCTCAACCGGCGTGGGAGTACTATTTCTTCAACGACATGGACATGGAGATCGCTGCCACCGGTACGTATCCTGCCCCGGCGGATTGGGGGAAGAGTATGAAGACCGATTATTACCTGGATGAGTGGGGAGCGCTCTTTGGGTTCAACGGCGGCGGCTATCCGTTCCCTGAAATTAAACCGGACGACCCGCTGGCTGCCCTGAAGATCTATTGGAATACCTACTGGCATCCCGGTCATGGCGATTTCTTCATGCCGATGGTGGCCTGGGGGCGCAGTGTGAACGGTAGTCTGGACCGAGAGTTCGAGTTCGTCTCGACCAACGCCGAGTATGCCAAAGGCGATTCCTGCCTTGTCCCCGGGTATGAAGGTGTCAAGTCGAAATCCATCATGGAGTTTCGTAGCCCGCGCGACCTCGCCGGGACGCGGAATTTGCAAATCGAATACACCGATCCGTACAAAGAAAACGATGCCTGGCTGTATTCGCCCACACAGCGGAAGCCGCGCCGGGTGCTCTCGTCCGAACGTACGAGCGAAACACAGGGCATGGACTTTATTCGCGAAGATGGCATGGGGTTTGGCGGCAAAGTGCATGAACAGAAATGGGCCTATCTCGGCAAGAAGTGGGTATTCGCGACGATGAATGTGGCAACTCATCCGGAAGCCGGAGGCCCGAATTTGTGGGTGCCCAACAAAACACGTTGGGAGGCGCGCCTCGTCCATGTCTTGGAACTGATACCGCGTAAAGAAAATCACCCCTATGGCCACAAGTTGATCTACATCGATGCGGAGACCTATTGGAACGTGTGGCTCACGGCGTACGACAAGCAAGGTCAACTCCTCCGTGTCGGACAAGACTTTCTCAAGTATTCGGAGGGCTACGCGAAAGAAGAGGGGATGCAAGCGCCGTTCGTCCAGAACGATTACTCGAAGAATCTCGGCGAGAATGTCTTCCTGCATGTCGGCAACAACGTGATTAACGCGCAGAAGCCACACGGGACCTACACGCATTGCTACGTCGTGCGCAAGGAAATGTCTTCCGGCCGCGCCAAGCAATTCTACTCGGTGCGCAATATGGTCAGCGGCCGGCGCTAA
- a CDS encoding tetratricopeptide repeat protein, which translates to MSHPVLNPTPLFQQGERARRKSRFPEALTFYQQARTAYEEVGDADGCRDALVGVGDCLRMLGKFPQAQRAYESAVQLSQALEDPEGAAESLAGVGLSLRAQGNPARALPYLNAARGLYRKVHASEGEGFSLWALGSTYRFCGDLRKAVAHFRKALALAEEKGDLPGKGYALCGLGGASRLMGRFPDTQRYYQEANALFENEGDVYGRAYSYCGLGNAARMRLDYDPAMGLFAKAEKLYARIGDKASFAYTVWSMATVHKMRGDYRRSAEAFARAQALFRETKDHRGLIYCRLGVGELALLQGKVKSAHRAFTACVEKAKRYGYEAEACHALAGIALAADAPDWATVKRAYRKCGLYFTPPPPPLNLP; encoded by the coding sequence TTGTCTCACCCCGTTCTCAATCCCACTCCCTTGTTTCAGCAGGGCGAACGCGCCCGTCGGAAAAGTCGCTTCCCCGAAGCGCTCACGTTCTACCAACAAGCTCGGACAGCGTACGAAGAGGTTGGCGACGCCGATGGCTGTCGCGACGCGTTGGTCGGCGTGGGCGATTGTCTGCGCATGCTGGGAAAATTCCCTCAAGCGCAACGCGCCTATGAGAGCGCTGTGCAGCTCTCGCAAGCACTGGAAGATCCGGAAGGTGCCGCCGAAAGTCTCGCCGGGGTCGGTCTGAGTTTGCGTGCCCAAGGCAACCCCGCGCGCGCGCTTCCCTATTTGAATGCGGCGCGTGGGTTGTACCGCAAAGTCCACGCGAGTGAAGGCGAAGGGTTTAGTCTGTGGGCGCTAGGTAGTACGTACCGATTTTGTGGTGACTTGCGCAAAGCCGTGGCGCATTTCCGGAAAGCCTTAGCGTTGGCGGAGGAGAAAGGCGACCTGCCAGGAAAAGGGTATGCCCTGTGCGGCTTAGGCGGCGCGTCGCGGTTGATGGGCCGGTTTCCTGATACGCAACGCTATTACCAAGAAGCCAACGCGCTGTTCGAGAACGAGGGCGACGTGTATGGTCGCGCCTACTCGTACTGTGGTCTCGGCAACGCCGCCCGCATGCGATTGGATTACGATCCCGCCATGGGTCTCTTCGCTAAAGCAGAGAAGCTGTACGCCCGCATTGGCGACAAGGCGAGTTTTGCCTATACCGTGTGGTCGATGGCGACGGTGCATAAAATGCGCGGCGACTATCGACGCAGCGCCGAGGCCTTTGCTCGTGCTCAGGCGCTGTTCCGCGAGACCAAAGATCATCGCGGCTTAATCTACTGCCGTCTGGGCGTTGGAGAACTGGCACTCTTGCAAGGCAAGGTAAAGAGTGCGCACCGCGCTTTTACTGCATGTGTGGAGAAGGCGAAGCGATATGGCTACGAAGCCGAGGCCTGTCACGCGCTCGCGGGGATAGCACTGGCGGCTGATGCGCCGGACTGGGCGACGGTGAAGCGGGCCTACCGTAAATGCGGTCTTTATTTTACACCGCCACCGCCGCCGCTGAACTTGCCTTAG
- a CDS encoding pentapeptide repeat-containing protein: MLRPYSTEARKKIIGINLAGRDLRGADFSRAILPKADLRRTRLQGAILASAQLQGTDLEFASLQGANLAGASLQGADLEGTNLQLSNLDGAHIEALSQADYNAWKTVLPENRLAEVAKRVGQPTSIEKAEIQDV, from the coding sequence ATGCTTCGCCCCTACAGTACGGAAGCGCGTAAGAAGATCATCGGAATTAACCTTGCCGGTCGAGACCTCCGCGGGGCAGATTTCAGCCGAGCTATTCTCCCCAAAGCAGATTTACGTAGAACCCGGCTCCAAGGCGCAATCTTAGCGTCCGCCCAGCTCCAGGGTACAGACTTAGAGTTTGCCAGCCTCCAGGGCGCAAACTTAGCTGGTGCCAGCCTCCAGGGTGCAGACTTAGAAGGTACGAATCTTCAATTGAGTAACCTGGATGGCGCTCACATTGAAGCGTTGTCGCAAGCAGACTACAACGCATGGAAAACTGTCCTCCCAGAAAACCGGTTGGCAGAGGTGGCAAAACGTGTCGGGCAGCCGACTTCGATTGAGAAAGCCGAGATTCAGGACGTTTAG
- a CDS encoding VOC family protein, with protein MVKGIDNIGVAVADLARSVAFYEHLGFTKSYDYEADVTGCTMNAGSAVLFLFQTKLANAQPVQRDPSLAQNPTGLDHISFVVEDVDAIYNDLKAKGVQFQGEPADQDWGARLVGLKDPDGNNLYFLKYLA; from the coding sequence ATGGTTAAAGGCATCGACAACATCGGCGTAGCGGTTGCCGATCTGGCGCGGTCGGTGGCGTTTTATGAACACCTCGGCTTCACTAAGAGCTACGATTACGAGGCCGACGTGACGGGGTGCACGATGAACGCAGGCAGCGCCGTGCTATTTCTTTTTCAGACCAAGCTGGCCAACGCGCAACCGGTGCAACGCGACCCCTCGCTGGCGCAGAACCCCACCGGACTCGATCACATCAGCTTCGTGGTCGAAGACGTAGATGCCATCTACAACGACCTCAAAGCCAAAGGCGTCCAATTCCAAGGCGAGCCTGCCGACCAAGACTGGGGCGCGCGCTTAGTTGGGCTGAAAGACCCGGACGGGAATAATTTGTATTTCCTGAAGTATCTGGCGTAG